Proteins encoded by one window of Homoserinimonas aerilata:
- a CDS encoding AzlC family ABC transporter permease, with protein MRFRDAETASALRAAASVGVAVSAYGVSFGALAVTAGLDVWQTCVLSLLMFSGGSQFALIGVIASGGLAAGPAAIAGAALLGTRNAVYAMRMGPIVGPGLFRRVAAAHLTIDESTAVSTAQTTLRGQRVGFWATGILIFIGWNLTTLLGAVIGDLLGDVSRWGLDAAAAAAFLGLLWPRLVQLQPVVVAVAAAVVAVVLTPWLPAGVPVLAAAGVAVVVGLGNWFGSREAHTLAEEVATDSVATHDAHLGEHRHDGGEAS; from the coding sequence ATGCGCTTCCGCGATGCGGAGACGGCGTCGGCTCTGCGGGCGGCGGCGAGCGTCGGTGTCGCAGTCTCGGCCTACGGGGTGTCCTTTGGGGCACTGGCGGTCACGGCGGGCCTCGACGTGTGGCAGACCTGCGTGCTGAGCCTGCTGATGTTCTCCGGAGGCTCCCAGTTCGCCCTCATCGGGGTGATCGCGTCGGGAGGCCTCGCGGCCGGCCCTGCGGCGATTGCGGGCGCCGCGCTGCTCGGAACGCGTAACGCCGTGTACGCGATGCGGATGGGGCCGATCGTCGGTCCGGGGCTGTTCCGTCGTGTGGCGGCCGCGCATCTCACGATCGACGAGAGCACGGCGGTGTCGACGGCGCAGACGACGCTCCGCGGCCAGCGTGTCGGTTTCTGGGCCACGGGCATCCTGATCTTCATCGGCTGGAATCTGACGACCCTTCTCGGCGCCGTCATCGGCGATCTGCTCGGCGATGTCAGCCGTTGGGGTCTGGATGCGGCGGCCGCAGCCGCGTTCCTGGGCCTGCTGTGGCCCCGACTTGTGCAGTTGCAGCCGGTCGTGGTGGCCGTCGCCGCTGCAGTCGTCGCCGTGGTGCTCACGCCCTGGCTGCCCGCCGGCGTGCCGGTGCTGGCCGCAGCGGGTGTGGCCGTGGTCGTCGGGCTGGGTAACTGGTTCGGCTCCCGCGAGGCGCACACGCTCGCCGAGGAGGTCGCGACCGATTCGGTCGCCACCCATGACGCGCACCTGGGCGAGCACCGTCACGACGGGGGAGAAGCGTCATGA
- a CDS encoding AzlD domain-containing protein — translation MTLWLIIIVASLACLALKLSGYLVPPAFMERPRPARVANLLTVALLAALVATQAVGSAEGLVLDARVPALFVAAVLFSVRVPFIVVIVAAAATAAAIRAVFGG, via the coding sequence ATGACCCTGTGGCTGATCATCATCGTGGCATCGCTGGCCTGCCTCGCCCTGAAGCTGTCGGGCTATCTCGTTCCGCCGGCGTTCATGGAGCGCCCGCGGCCGGCTCGCGTAGCCAACCTGCTGACGGTGGCGCTGCTGGCGGCGCTCGTGGCGACGCAGGCTGTCGGTTCCGCCGAGGGCCTGGTGCTCGACGCGAGGGTTCCTGCTCTGTTCGTCGCGGCGGTGCTGTTCTCGGTGCGGGTGCCGTTCATCGTCGTCATCGTGGCCGCCGCCGCGACGGCTGCGGCGATTCGAGCCGTCTTCGGCGGTTAG
- the def gene encoding peptide deformylase yields MAVLPIVITGDPVLHSPASPVSSFDSVLRELVGDMFETMEAAPGVGLAAPQVGVGLRLFVYDWTDDDGTLHRGTAINPELWLSPILTGAPDDEDESEGCLSVPGERFALRRSELAVLRAVDLDQHPFEVRASGWLARIFQHEYDHLDGTLYVDRLDASRRKAAAKAIKREGWGQPGLSWMPGVDDLEG; encoded by the coding sequence ATGGCCGTACTTCCCATAGTTATCACCGGTGACCCGGTACTCCACTCCCCCGCATCGCCCGTATCGTCCTTCGATTCCGTGCTGCGGGAGCTCGTCGGCGACATGTTCGAGACGATGGAGGCCGCGCCGGGCGTCGGCCTCGCCGCCCCGCAGGTCGGCGTCGGCCTGCGCCTCTTCGTCTACGACTGGACCGACGACGACGGAACCCTGCACCGCGGCACCGCCATCAACCCCGAACTCTGGCTCAGCCCCATCCTCACGGGGGCTCCCGACGACGAGGACGAGTCGGAGGGCTGCCTCTCGGTGCCCGGCGAGCGGTTCGCACTGCGCCGCTCCGAGCTCGCCGTGCTTCGCGCCGTCGACCTGGACCAGCATCCGTTCGAGGTGCGCGCATCCGGCTGGCTCGCCCGCATCTTCCAACACGAATACGACCACCTCGACGGCACCCTGTACGTCGACCGGCTCGACGCGAGTCGGCGCAAGGCCGCCGCGAAGGCGATCAAACGCGAAGGCTGGGGACAGCCAGGGCTCAGCTGGATGCCTGGAGTCGACGATCTCGAAGGCTGA